CGTATTTCATATTTATactattattatttgatctcaCTCTGCATAACAgtagtattataattttttttatacttatATTTATTACTGTTGATGCTAGTGTTTCTCTTAGGATGAGAGAGAATATATTGTAGCTCCATGGCTTCACAGTAGGCGAtacaaagaggagaaagaagcTGCATGGCTGATATCGAAGAACCTGTGCCTTTTccctaaaataaaagaaaagaaatacgTTAATTCTTTTATGTTCATGGATTTGTGGCCAGGAGCATGACAAGGCATCAAGCCGCCATGGAATTCTGCATTCTAGAAACTCGATCACTTGTTGACACTGATGAGAGTAAATAATGGTCATATCCAACAAGCTGCATCGAACACTTGGTGTCAACTTTATGCAACTGAAGCCCACAAAAGAAGGAAAAGCAAAGAAGAACTCTATGTAGCAGAGGAAAGAATAAGGAACCGTGTTCCTTGGATCGGTCACCAAGAGTCGTTCCCCCCTCCTTCATCAAGATCAAACACTGTGTCAACTTCTTTTGCCCAAGAATCTGAGTTGCTTTCACGGAGGAATTTGGGGGCCAACCCATATTCCTCTCCTGTCGTTAGTAACTCTCCAATGGTGCTTCCACCATTCCAGTGTGGAATCACCCAATTTAGGATTCCTCCTCGAGTGTTCCCTGCACTTCTGAGATATGTATCTCTTTTAAGAATTCGCTGGGGCTCGTTGGACGTCGACTTGGTGTTCACTAGAATGTCTAATCAGAAGCCAATTGCATCAACATTCTTTCCTCTTTATTCTTGCAACCTTTCCAATACTTTTGGTAGCTTAGTATCTATCTGCACATTTGTTTAGAGCACTCGTGAAAAGATTTCTTTTGATCCACAAAACCAGTAACTCGGAAGACACTAACCTCGTTCACTCTGCTTTTTATGAAAGATGGTTTTCATTTTTGTAATCGATGCCATCGATTCAGTTTAAGCAATTGTTAGAGAAATGTTTTATCTCGACATGTTCGATTTGAGTTCTCCATCAAACGTATCGGTGCTTAGGAATTTTCTGTGACATGCTCGAGAAGAATCTTCATGAATGAATTATGGTGAATATTGAAGGCACTTGTATTCTGCTTTATCCTAGTGTATGTAAAAGCCTACTGGTGGGAtggaacagaggaggaatcaTCGTGATGTCATGAATCCAGTGGAATGGTGTGTGTCACTGTTGCCGAAGGATCTTACTTTTCCCCTTGTTCAGGGATTTGAGGCTGCATCATGCAACCAAATTGCATCAACTAGTGAGTGACTGGTGACATTAGTGCCGGTTGTGGTTGGAAGGATCTTGCCGTCACAAGCCATTCCTGCCTAACCAAATTGATGCTCCGTGATGAAAGCAACTCCTCATGGATTTAGCTCTCAAGAATCAACTCAGAGTCGATCGACTCTGGCTGGTGATTATATTATGGAGCAAGTTGGCTTACTCGGATGCAAGAAGCACAGGTCAGAATGCATATTTAAGGACCAACTTTTGCTGCCGTCCAGATGACAATAATGCGATCCTGTATAGCTTTCGAAACACTCTGTAAACGCAGACTCTGACGATCGACACGTTACATCGAGGGCATTATGAAGTCATATTATTAGTCTTTGTGTGTGTCGGTGTTTTACAGGAGCAGAAGCATTAGCCATGTCTGAGGTAGTCATTCATTCCCATCGTCTGTGGAATGATGAATGCAAATTGCTCGACGTATTGCGCGTCCGCTATCCGGGGAGCTGACTCAAAATTCCTCTATGCGTGGCACAACACCCCGAACAACACCAAGGAAATGCCAACATTTATGTTGGGATCCCAGTAGACATCGATTAAGGCCTTACTATGTGGAATCCAACATTGCACAGCAGAGCTTCCTTTGGCGTTAGGCATCCCTTTCAATGACTTCGTGGTTCCATTTCGAGATACCATTTAAACAAATCAAAAGAATTGACATTACATGATTGCAATAGCTTAAGGGGATCGACTTGACTGCTTTGCTGAACCCAGACTCGACCAAGAGAGATGAGTGGGTGCGGCGTTCATGAACGAGTCATGTCATCATCGAAACCGCAAATGCACGATAGGGCGCGTAAATGTATTGGTGTTTGTCGAACGTTGCACGGGTAATTTAACGAGAGGCGGTTTGTGGTCGGAGAGCCGCGCGCTTGGGATAACGGAAATTTGGTCAAGTACGCGTATCTCCAATCATATACGGTACATCTGAGCGAATCCAACTTCTGGTGGAGAATCCAAACAATGATCGTGATGTATGAATCACCAAGGATTTCTCTCATCGTCGTCCGCCACCCTATAAAATGGCCAACCTTCTCCTCCATTCCGTTCAAAATTAACGAGCAGAGTGTCTCGGAAACAGGACGCACACAGagtgaaaagaggaagaagaagaagagctaacTCCCTTTCTCGACGATGGCCCTGCGCAAGATGGTGGCTAGCCGTTTCTCCAACGTCGCCAAGATCGCCTCCCCCGAGGCGATACCTCCTCCCCGTCCCGCCACGTCGCTCCTCCGGAGGCTTCTCCCTGGATCCGGCGCCGATGAGCCTGGGCTCCTCCGCCAGTTCCTCCAGCGTCGGCCGTTCTTCCATGCGGCAACTACGCCACCGGCCAGGCTCGCGCTTCCGGTCGGAGACGGGCTGATGGACCGCATCCGGGAGATGAACGGTAGCCGGATCCGACTGGAAGGGCTGCTTCCGCCGACGACGAAGAGGATGGACGATGCGGCAGTCTCGGTGGCGGAGGCGAGGAAGGTGGCGCGGGCGGCGCGGATGGAGGTGGCGAGGGCGAGGTTGAGGGGGACAGGGAGGGCCTGCCTTTCCTACTCCGAGTTCTCGCAGGTGTGCGGGGAGGTGGCGGGGGGTATGGAGGAGGGTGCGGGTCTGGGGAGAGCGTTGGACGAGTCCGGCGCCGTCATCGTCTTGGGGGACATCGTCTTCGTCCGCCCTGAAATGGCGAGCAGCGCATGCCTATTTTCTTTTCTCTGCGCCTCTTGCTTCTCTGCAATCGAACAAAGGTAGCTGAAACTGTTCCAAATGGATCTCCAGGTGACCAAAGCGATCGAGAGCATGATTCCACCGTCGCTATCATCCCAGAGCGATCCACGAAGTAGAGAGTTGAAGGCGATGGAGGAAAAGAAGGCGGAGATCGACGTGAAGGCGGAGGCCCTCGTGAAGAGGGAGATGTGGTGCGGGCTGGCCTTCCTGGCGCTGCAGACCGCCGGCTTCATGCGACTCACCTTCTGGGAGCTGTCGTGGGACGTGATGGAGCCCATCTGCTTCTACGTCACCTCCCTCTACTTCATGGCCGGCTACGCCTTCTTCCTTCGCACTTCAAGGGACCCCTCCTTCGAGGGCTTCTTCGAGAGCCGCCTCGCCGCCAAGCGGAAGCGGCTGATGAAAGCCCGCAACTTCGACGTCAACCGGTTCAATGAGCTCAGGAGAGACGGAGGAGCCTTCTCTCTGTCACGCCCTGCAGAAGAGTGTTCTGCTTCGTCCTGGCCTTGCTGTGACTGTCATGGACGCAGAAGCACCCTGATTGGGGCTGCCCATGATGGAAATATCATCGACTAAATGGTGAAGTGCCTCGTATATTGATAATAGTCGTCGACGTACATGAAGAGAAGCATAAATATACCATAGCAGGATGATGTTCAGTATCTTGGTATGTGAATTATAACCTGGAATTCGTTCCTGCGATCGATCTTAGAGGAGCCATTTCGAGACAACAAGTAATTTAGGGAGCAAAGAAATTCCATGGCATACAGCTACTGGTAAATATGAGTCAAAGTTCACTCAACTTCATCAAGGCAACAACAGATACAAGTGGATGCATCTTAACTACACATACATTGCATCCTTAGGCAGAATACCTACCACACTCCCCACAGCTTTCAGAAAAGGTTCTTTTTGGTTTCTGTAAAGCCTTGGTAGTCATCTTCATCGTTTGCCATCCTTTTGTGCACGAGCTTGTAGTAGACAAACTGTATGATGATCTGATGAAAAATTGGGTCAATTCAAAACAGGCCGTAAAAGAATCCGAAGCATTCGAGAACTAAGAAATGAATGAAGATAGACAGGAAGAGGGAAGGATACAAAGAGATCAAGGAGCACACAAACGATTGCATCCAGCAACCAAGGTGCATTAGCCTTGATTCTTTCCCACTCGACACTCCTCGAGAGTATGCTGCATCAAGAAAAAGGTGGTTACTTATAAGGTGTGTTTTTTTTGGAAGCCGGAGTCGAGGAGAAAGAACCTTCCGACATAAGTAGCATTGGCAATGAGTGCAAACAAGAACATCAGAGGATTTAATCCCTGCAAATAGATATCGTTTGTGTATCAGAGTTTGGAATTCAAATGAAAATGCTGAAAACTTGGAAGTTTTAGGTCTGACCTCCACGCTCCCACGCTTAATCTGTTCGATACACATGAATTCAAATATGATTAAAAGTGAAACAGTATACAGTATcagatgtcagaatattggaatgGAAGATAAGCATATCCGCTCACATTCAAATATATTTGGGGCAGGCGGCCTCCCGTGTAAATGGCCGCCATAATCCATCCTAACAGCAGCCCATAAGTGTTCCCTTCCAATGATCTTATGCCTCCTTCCTGAAGCATCAGAAAGAGAACAGTAATTCACCAGTTCCATTGAACAGTAGTTGTGATCTAAAGTTTGTAGTCTATCCAACTCTGAGGACCTGCATGATTCTTCCTCCTGCTAATCCTGTCTGTACTTCCATTAAAGCTTTGGTTTGAAATGGTAGACTGACTGCGCCAGCTGCAAAAGTTCCATAGCTAACCTGCCATAACCTTAGGCCAGGAAGATTAGTACATCACTGCCAGAATTTTATGCCATGTCACAAACGACTCACCGAGCGAGAGACAACTTTCTTGGGATTGCTCACGCCGCTGCTCCGTGATTGGTGCCTCGGCGAGCCCTCCTCATCAGAACCCGACGACTCCATGTACCCGGAGGCCGACGGGCCACTGCGAGCTGGCCCAACTCCAAGGTAGGACGACCGACACGGTGGAGTCCCACTGCTCGCCAAAGACCTTGCTGACCTGCGACCATATGCGCACGCAAAGCAGAGATGCACGATTAATTAGAGATTGGGACTTGTTTCAGTTCATTGTTTGGCTAGTGGAGAGAAGTCACACGTACGTATAGTATACATCTACACGAGACGATGTTCTCCGCGAGGCAGTGAGAGTCGGTAAGGGTCGGCTGAGATCCTCATTCTTTGGATTCAAACGTTTGCAGCTGCCTTCCTCAACCTATCAATCATGACGACGAAGTTTTATTAAGcatatacaaaaaatatatacCAAGTACACGCTGGATAAGAATGGTGGCGGAATGATGACCTCTAGTGGAGCCTGTAAACCTCTCTTCTTCCACCATCTTACCCAATAATCATAGTACAGAGTCTGCAGCACTAAAACAACTGTGGTGGCCGTGTATAACTGCACCATTGAATTCAAGTCTCGATTTATACATGGATTTACGATGTCTCGTTTAAATCCCAAAAGGAAGAGCTTCAAACAGATGGCAGGGCCCTGAATGTTCTTACCAGCGCTGTATAGAGCTGGGTAGGCAACTGCAGCCAACAAACCGTATGTACTTCTTTAGTAGATAAGATCTACAACGTTTTAATGCGAAAAGATCTGAGCTAGAACTTCAAATTAATAATGCTCACCGTTACTGGTTCGAGAAGGCAACCCACCAGGTTGAAGATGTCACTGCATCGAGAGAAGATAACAACTGCTGAAAAGCTTCATATGAACTAGTGTGCCACGATCATATGATTAGCAGTGCGCTACCGTAAGAGGAGAAATATTTAAGGGAACGGACCCGATGACCCAGGTGAGGAGGAAAGCAAAGGAGACGCCATGGCCAGACTTGCTGTGAAAGTTGGTGATGATCTGTGGGATCTCTGCTATCCCCCAGCACAATAGGCTGATCATGCCGAGGCCGAAAGACAGCTCACCACTTGGACTGCACACACAGTCGTTGAAGTACCTCCTGATCCAACCCACACAGGCCTTCTCCTCCTCGCCGCAGGAAGCCCATGCAAGAGACTTCTCCATGTCTCTCCCTTTCCCTCCCTCTCTACTGGTTTGGTATTGGGGAACCCAAGGTGGTGGTGGAGGGGCTACTAATAAATGAAGAGGAGCAGCAACCTCAGGAAAGGGTATATTCTGTTGTGACCTAAATGGATGCTGTCAGATAACTCCTTACTTTAATCTCAACCAATAAATCTTTATCCATTTAGACCTGCCTCGTGTCACCCTCTCTCGTTAGACAAATTTACGACAAATGACGGAGGTGATTCATCGTTTTGGAACTCGCAACTTCAAGGACGTCCGTCCGAGGGTGTTTAGTGGGAACAGGATGAGCTCATGGTGGTGTCATTGGATAAGATGGACGAAGGTCTTTTTGTGGTTGTCGCTACGCTTCTATGCATTGAACTTTTACCAGCAAAGCAGGTAAGTGAGTCTCCTCGAGGAGGAAAGATGTACACCAACTCCATGGAAGGAATCGATGCAATGCACACTGAACACTGCACACTGCACACTGCACACTGCAAACTGCATGGTGAAGCGCCAGTGTGTGAAGAGGTTGGTGCATTCGGCTGACCACCCACGTGGCTCATGTTATTTCGCCTCTGGTGGGCCCCGCCGGCGTCTGCTACGGTTCCTCGAGTCCGAGGACGACCCGCTGAAAGTTTGCCATATCACATCAAGGATGTGGCAAGCTGCTAGATCGATCACAACCATTGGTGTCAAATCGGACGATGAGAAACTGTCGTCTGAATAGGACCATCTGAGCATGAACCCGTATCGTGTCGCCGTCCAGATTAAAAGCCTGGTCCGGATTCAATGAATCTCTAAGTctatattaatatataaaaataataatatttcctACTGCCATAACAaagtcgttgtagtatagtggtgagtattcccgcctgtcacgcgggtgacccgggttcgatccccggcaacggcgagattaattttttttatcctatTTGATGCCCATTTTAATTCCATAACTTAATGATTTTAATAATAATTACTATTaatgttatcatcatcatcatcatcacatttggctgctgctgcttctcgtTCTCTTGGAACCTCATACACTTGCCGGGTCGGGTCATGGGCCTTCTGGAGATGCAATGGGCTAATCTTTGATGTGGGCCTTTGGCCGCGCCAGCACCTAGTATTAGTCGACTGCGGTAGTTGATTCTTAGCATACCCGATGATTCCAAGAGAAAATAAAAATGGAAATTCCATTATCTACCGAGGCAACCAAGATTTAAGCTTCACCTTAGATTCCACAAATGATGATAAGGATTTCTTAGATAACTTGATTATTGGCAATCATCAAGCTTCTCTTTGTGCATTCGAGGTTGATGCCAGCCCTCGGTGCACGTGCTGGATGAATCAATCAAATCTAGCCAGTCGCTCCATGTTCTCTGAATCAATCAAGCTTCACCTTAGAGCTGCATGCA
The DNA window shown above is from Musa acuminata AAA Group cultivar baxijiao chromosome BXJ2-4, Cavendish_Baxijiao_AAA, whole genome shotgun sequence and carries:
- the LOC135610009 gene encoding uncharacterized protein LOC135610009 isoform X2 — encoded protein: MEKSLAWASCGEEEKACVGWIRRYFNDCVCSPSGELSFGLGMISLLCWGIAEIPQIITNFHSKSGHGVSFAFLLTWVIGDIFNLVGCLLEPVTLPTQLYTALLYTATTVVLVLQTLYYDYWVRWWKKRGLQAPLEVEEGSCKRLNPKNEDLSRPLPTLTASRRTSSRVDVYYTSARSLASSGTPPCRSSYLGVGPARSGPSASGYMESSGSDEEGSPRHQSRSSGVSNPKKVVSRSVSYGTFAAGAVSLPFQTKALMEVQTGLAGGRIMQEGGIRSLEGNTYGLLLGWIMAAIYTGGRLPQIYLNIKRGSVEGLNPLMFLFALIANATYVGSILSRSVEWERIKANAPWLLDAIVCVLLDLFIIIQFVYYKLVHKRMANDEDDYQGFTETKKNLF
- the LOC135610010 gene encoding calcium uniporter protein 2, mitochondrial-like, producing MALRKMVASRFSNVAKIASPEAIPPPRPATSLLRRLLPGSGADEPGLLRQFLQRRPFFHAATTPPARLALPVGDGLMDRIREMNGSRIRLEGLLPPTTKRMDDAAVSVAEARKVARAARMEVARARLRGTGRACLSYSEFSQVCGEVAGGMEEGAGLGRALDESGAVIVLGDIVFVRPEMVTKAIESMIPPSLSSQSDPRSRELKAMEEKKAEIDVKAEALVKREMWCGLAFLALQTAGFMRLTFWELSWDVMEPICFYVTSLYFMAGYAFFLRTSRDPSFEGFFESRLAAKRKRLMKARNFDVNRFNELRRDGGAFSLSRPAEECSASSWPCCDCHGRRSTLIGAAHDGNIID
- the LOC135610009 gene encoding uncharacterized protein LOC135610009 isoform X3 produces the protein MEKSLAWASCGEEEKACVGWIRRYFNDCVCSPSGELSFGLGMISLLCWGIAEIPQIITNFHSKSGHGVSFAFLLTWVIGDIFNLVGCLLEPVTLPTQLYTALLYTATTVVLVLQTLYYDYWVRWWKKRGLQAPLEVEEGSCKRLNPKNEDLSRPLPTLTASRRTSSRVDVYYTSARSLASSGTPPCRSSYLGVGPARSGPSASGYMESSGSDEEGSPRHQSRSSGVSNPKKVVSRSVSYGTFAAGAVSLPFQTKALMEVQTGLAGGRIMQEGGIRSLEGNTYGLLLGWIMAAIYTGGRLPQIYLNGLNPLMFLFALIANATYVGSILSRSVEWERIKANAPWLLDAIVCVLLDLFIIIQFVYYKLVHKRMANDEDDYQGFTETKKNLF
- the LOC135610009 gene encoding uncharacterized protein LOC135610009 isoform X4, which encodes MEKSLAWASCGEEEKACVGWIRRYFNDCVCSPSGELSFGLGMISLLCWGIAEIPQIITNFHSKSGHGVSFAFLLTWVIGDIFNLVGCLLEPVTLPTQLYTALLYTATTVVLVLQTLYYDYWVRWWKKRGLQAPLEVEEGSCKRLNPKNEDLSRPLPTLTASRRTSSRVDVYYTSARSLASSGTPPCRSSYLGVGPARSGPSASGYMESSGSDEEGSPRHQSRSSGVSNPKKVVSRSLWNFCSWRSQSTISNQSFNGSTDRISRRKNHAGRRHKIIGREHLWAAVRMDYGGHLHGRPPAPNIFEWIKSSDVLVCTHCQCYLCRKHTLEECRVGKNQG
- the LOC135610009 gene encoding uncharacterized protein LOC135610009 isoform X1 encodes the protein MEKSLAWASCGEEEKACVGWIRRYFNDCVCSPSGELSFGLGMISLLCWGIAEIPQIITNFHSKSGHGVSFAFLLTWVIGDIFNLVGCLLEPVTLPTQLYTALLYTATTVVLVLQTLYYDYWVRWWKKRGLQAPLEVEEGSCKRLNPKNEDLSRPLPTLTASRRTSSRVDVYYTSARSLASSGTPPCRSSYLGVGPARSGPSASGYMESSGSDEEGSPRHQSRSSGVSNPKKVVSRSLWNFCSWRSQSTISNQSFNGSTDRISRRKNHAGRRHKIIGREHLWAAVRMDYGGHLHGRPPAPNIFEWIKSSDVLVCTHCQCYLCRKVLSPRLRLPKKTHLISNHLFLDAAYSRGVSSGKESRLMHLGCWMQSFVCSLISLSSYSLSTTSSCTKGWQTMKMTTKALQKPKRTFSESCGECGRYSA